Genomic segment of Desulfovibrio sp.:
CATCAGAAACGCGGTCATGACCGAGTGCACAACCCCCGCCACCGGCAGCAACCATGGCCGCAACCGGTTCGACGGGATCAGCGCCGAAAGGGCTGCCAACAAAAGGGGTGTGGCAATCAGAGCGAACTCCATGGCATCATTCCTTCAATGTCACCAACCGGCGCGTGTCCATGGAGGAAAACGCCTGGTTGATGTGGTTGGCGATAATGCAGATGACGAAAATACCGACAAAGAGGTCCAGCAGCACTCCCAATTCCACGATGAACGGCATGGCCTCGATCAGCAGCATGCCGAAGATGTATATGCCGTTCTCCAGGATCAGATAACCGACAACCTGCGTGAGAGCTTTGTACCGGGTGATCAGCACGATGAATCCGGTGAAGACCGTGGCAATGGCCGTGGGCACCAGCAATTTGCCCACATGCTCGCTGGCCAGAGGCAGCTGGCTTGCAAACAGCAGGGAGAACGCTGTGGCTACGGCGCCTAGTATGATGGA
This window contains:
- a CDS encoding hydrogenase gives rise to the protein MDNYLNGILVLVLVLNLLSLGTSRINTIIKAVSVQGALLGVIPFVVHQHLTLPAIIVAVMAIALKGVVIPLVMVHALREAQIKREIEPMIGLMPSIILGAVATAFSLLFASQLPLASEHVGKLLVPTAIATVFTGFIVLITRYKALTQVVGYLILENGIYIFGMLLIEAMPFIVELGVLLDLFVGIFVICIIANHINQAFSSMDTRRLVTLKE